The uncultured Sphaerochaeta sp. genome includes the window ACATCATCCTCGCCCAAGGCGGAAACCACCATAGGATTCGTCTTCTCTCCTTTTATCAGAAAAATGTCCTTGCAGATATTATTGAGCAACACCGTCTGATGCTGAATGCACTCAAGCACAAACAACTTGATGCCATCCTCAACCTTGAGGATAAACACCTTTCAAAACTATTACAGGAAACTGAATTGATGGTTGGTCGATACCCTGAGTACTTCAAACAGGAGAGGACGTACGCTCCACTTCAGTTCCAACACCAACAAGCCTGGAGGCCTTCATGAAACTAACCAACACAGGAATACAGAACAGAAGCGAATGGGAAGACAAGGGGTATATCCTGCCATCCTATGATCGCGCATCAATGGTACAGAAGACGGAGAAGCAACCTACCTGGGTGCATTTTGGTGCAGGAAACATTTTCCGTATTTTCCCCGCAGCACTCCAACAGAGACTCCTTAGTAAAGGACTTGCAGAGACAGGCATCATCGTAGGGGAAGGCTTTGACTACCAGATCATCGACGAGGTCTATGAGAAACACGACAACATGACCCTGATGGTAACCCTCAAGAGTGATGGATCCATCGCCAAGGAGGTCATTGCCTCTGTCGCTGCTGCCTACAAATGTGACCAGCAATTCGCTAAAGAGTGGGCATTTTTCCAGAAGACGTTCCGCTCCCCTTCCCTTCAGATGGTAAGCTTCACCATCACCGAAAAAGGGTACGCTCTCAAGCGTGGGGATGGATCATTCCACCCAGCAATCGAGAAAGACCTTCTCTCAGGGCCAGAAAAGAATATCATGTTCCTACCAAGGCTTGTTGCACTGATGTATGAGCGCTTTATGGCTGATGGGGGTAAACTTGCCCTTGTAAGCATGGACAACTGTTCACACAACGGAGAAAAGCTCCAGGACGCTGTCATGACCATCGCCCAGGCATGGGAAGAGAAAGGCTTGGTGAAAGAGGGTTTTGTCTCCTATCTCCAAAGTGACGTCTCATTTCCTTGGTCCATGATCGACAAGATCACCCCGCGTCCAGATGCAAAGGTTGAAGCAATGCTCAAGGCCGATGGGTTTGAGGATACCTCACTGGTTATCACAGACAAGAACACTTATACAGCGGCGTTTGTGAATGCAGAGGAACCCCAGTACCTAGTCATAGAGGACGACTTCCCTGCCGGCAGGCCCCAACTTGAGGAAGTCGGTGTTTATTTTACTGACAGGGATACTGTCAATAAGGTTGAAAGAATGAAGGTGACCACCTGCTTGAATCCCCTGCATACAACTCTCGCCATCTATGGCTGCCTGCTTTCACACTCGCTCATCAGTGAAGAGATGAGGGACCCACAGT containing:
- a CDS encoding mannitol dehydrogenase family protein; its protein translation is MKLTNTGIQNRSEWEDKGYILPSYDRASMVQKTEKQPTWVHFGAGNIFRIFPAALQQRLLSKGLAETGIIVGEGFDYQIIDEVYEKHDNMTLMVTLKSDGSIAKEVIASVAAAYKCDQQFAKEWAFFQKTFRSPSLQMVSFTITEKGYALKRGDGSFHPAIEKDLLSGPEKNIMFLPRLVALMYERFMADGGKLALVSMDNCSHNGEKLQDAVMTIAQAWEEKGLVKEGFVSYLQSDVSFPWSMIDKITPRPDAKVEAMLKADGFEDTSLVITDKNTYTAAFVNAEEPQYLVIEDDFPAGRPQLEEVGVYFTDRDTVNKVERMKVTTCLNPLHTTLAIYGCLLSHSLISEEMRDPQLKRMVEIIGYEEGMPVVTDPGILDPKAFIDEVLTVRFPNPFMPDTPQRIATDTSQKLAIRFGETIKSYLASDQLDVQDLKLIPLVFAGWLRYLMGLDDELNPFTPSPDPRLEEAQAYLKDIKIGMKGPFPALEALLKDESIWGVNLQKIGMADLVLSYFAELIAGKGAIRATLIKYVQ